A DNA window from Polyodon spathula isolate WHYD16114869_AA chromosome 36, ASM1765450v1, whole genome shotgun sequence contains the following coding sequences:
- the tagln gene encoding transgelin isoform X2, producing MANKGPSYGLSREVASRIEKKYDAELEDRLTEWIIVQCGPSVGKPEPGRQGFQAWLKDGIVLSELINSLYPPSEKPIKKIQTSTMAFKQMEQVAQFLKAAENYGVVKTDSFQTVDLWDGKDLAAVQRTILALGSIAVTKDDGFYKGDPSWFHRKAHENRRDFSDEQLKEGKNVIGLQMGSNKGASQAGGTGYGRPRQIINN from the exons ATGGCAAACAAGGGACCCTCGTACGGGCTGAGCCGTGAGGTGGCGAGCAGGATCGAGAAGAAGTACGACGCAGAGCTGGAGGACAGACTCACAGAGTGGATCATAGTGCAGTGTGGGCCCAGCGTGGGGAAGCCAGAGCCCGGCCGGCAGGGCTTCCAGGCATGGCTGAAGGATGGCATT GTCCTCAGTGAGCTGATAAACAGCCTGTACCCTCCCTCAGAGAAGCCCATCAAGAAGATCCAGACCTCCACCATGGCCTTCAAGCAGATGGAGCAGGTGGCCCAGTTCCTGAAGGCGGCCGAGAACTATGGAGTGGTGAAGACTGACAGCTTCCAGACTGTCGACCTGTGGGACG GGAAGGACTTGGCAGCGGTTCAGCGGACGATCCTGGCCCTGGGCAGCATCGCTGTCACGAAGGATGACGGCTTTTACAAGGGAGACCCCAGCTGGTTTCACAG GAAGGCTCATGAGAATCGTCGTGATTTCAGTGACGAGCAGTTGAAGGAGGGGAAGAACGTGATCGGTCTGCAGATGGGCTCCAACAAGGGGGCTTCGCAGGCTGGGGGCACTGGGTACGGACGACCCAGGCAGATCATCAACAACTGA
- the tagln gene encoding transgelin isoform X1, which translates to MASQKNENMANKGPSYGLSREVASRIEKKYDAELEDRLTEWIIVQCGPSVGKPEPGRQGFQAWLKDGIVLSELINSLYPPSEKPIKKIQTSTMAFKQMEQVAQFLKAAENYGVVKTDSFQTVDLWDGKDLAAVQRTILALGSIAVTKDDGFYKGDPSWFHRKAHENRRDFSDEQLKEGKNVIGLQMGSNKGASQAGGTGYGRPRQIINN; encoded by the exons ATGGCATCCCAG AAAAACGAGAACATGGCAAACAAGGGACCCTCGTACGGGCTGAGCCGTGAGGTGGCGAGCAGGATCGAGAAGAAGTACGACGCAGAGCTGGAGGACAGACTCACAGAGTGGATCATAGTGCAGTGTGGGCCCAGCGTGGGGAAGCCAGAGCCCGGCCGGCAGGGCTTCCAGGCATGGCTGAAGGATGGCATT GTCCTCAGTGAGCTGATAAACAGCCTGTACCCTCCCTCAGAGAAGCCCATCAAGAAGATCCAGACCTCCACCATGGCCTTCAAGCAGATGGAGCAGGTGGCCCAGTTCCTGAAGGCGGCCGAGAACTATGGAGTGGTGAAGACTGACAGCTTCCAGACTGTCGACCTGTGGGACG GGAAGGACTTGGCAGCGGTTCAGCGGACGATCCTGGCCCTGGGCAGCATCGCTGTCACGAAGGATGACGGCTTTTACAAGGGAGACCCCAGCTGGTTTCACAG GAAGGCTCATGAGAATCGTCGTGATTTCAGTGACGAGCAGTTGAAGGAGGGGAAGAACGTGATCGGTCTGCAGATGGGCTCCAACAAGGGGGCTTCGCAGGCTGGGGGCACTGGGTACGGACGACCCAGGCAGATCATCAACAACTGA